Within Sphingobium sp. KCTC 72723, the genomic segment TTCGGTGACATTGTGCGGCGGAATGCTGGTCGCCATGCCGACGGCGATGCCAGTCGCGCCATTGGCCAGCAGGTTGGGGAACAGGCCTGGAAAAACCTCCGGCTCCTCATCCTCGCCATTATAGGTCGGGCGATAATCGACCGTGCCTTCGTCCAGACCCTCCATCAGGTCGGCGGCGGCCTGTGTCAGACGCGCTTCGGTATAGCGCATGGCGGCTGCATTATCGCCGTCGATATTGCCGAAATTGCCCTGCCCATCGACCAGCGGGGTGCGGAGTGAAAATTCCTGCGCCAGCCGCACCATGGCGTCATAGACCGACTGGTCGCCATGGGGGTGATATTTGCCGATGACGTCGCCGACGACGCGGGCGCATTTCTTGTAACTGGTGGTGTTGCGCGCGGGATTGGCGACCAGCACATCGGGCGACGCGCCGCCCGGCTCCATCTTGAGCAGGCGCATCGCCCATAACAGGCGGCGATGCACGGGTTTCAATCCATCGCGCAGATCCGGCAGCGAGCGCGCGGTGATGGTGGACAGGGCATAGACCAGATAGCGTTGCGACAGCGCCGCGTCGAACGGATGGTCCTTGATATCGTCAAAGGGATCGCGAAAATCGGTCATCGCAGGCGGGATAGCAGGATGGATACGAAACGGAAACGGATTTGCTCAGAAGCCGATCAGAAGCATCTCCAATGCCGCAGCAATATTGTCCTGATGTTCCCGAACGGAGCCGACCGGCTTGCCCAGGAACCGGACGGGGACCGAAGCGATCTGGTGAGTGGCCATGACATAGGTTTGGCGATCAACTTGCAGCAATGGATGCAATCGCGCGATCGGCGCAGGCACTTCATCAGGGGCGACTAATGGCACGACGACGCGCCGCGACACATGATTGAGCACATCGGCCTGGCAATCAATGACCAGCACGTCACCCAGTCGATAGAGGTCGAACCGTGCCATTAAAAGGCCCGATATTGATCGAGCGGCGAACCATGTTCGCTATCATAGATATTCCATGCCGCTATCGCCTCTGCATTCTCTTCCTGCCACTGGCGACCGCGTTCCGCCGCTATTTCCTTGCGCAATCCTTCCTCGCAGGCGCGCGAAAGGTTTATGCCGAGTGCGCGGGCGTCCTCCACCAATGCGCTGTCCAGTGACAGGTTGGTCGCCTTGCGGGTTTTGAAGCCGGTACGATCATGGCGGGTCATGGGTGGCTCCTTTACCGGACATGCGCATCATCATACGCATGATCATGCGCACGGCAAGCGCTTTTCCCGTTCGGAAAGACACAGCAAGGGGTTGCACATTTCGCACGACGCGCCACTTTACCGCCGTGTTCGAACCCGCCCTTTCCCAATCCGCCCTGCCCTCCCCCCCGCTCGCGCTGCTGACCGGCGCGGCACTGTTCCTCGATTTCGACGGAACGCTGACGCCGATCGTCGATACGCCGGACGATGTCGATGTCGGGCCGGACCTGATCGCGATGCTCTTGGCGTTGCGGGCGAAGCTGGACGGGCGGCTGGCGATCGTCAGCGGCCGGTCGGTGGCGACGCTGCGCGATCTGGGCTTTGGCGATTTTCTGTTGGCAGGCACCCATGGGCTGGAGTTTGCGCGGCCCGGCGAGGCCGCGCAAGCACCGCCGCGCCTGCCCGCGATCGACGCAGTGGAGGCGGCCTTCCACGCCTTTATCGCCGACAAGCCGGGCCTGTTGGTCGAGCGCAAGACGATCAGCGTGGGCCTGCATTTCCGGCGCGCGCCGGAGTGGGGCGAGGCGGCGGGCGCGCTGGCCGCTACGCTGGCGGCGCAACATGGCCTGACGATCCAGCATGGCAAGATGCTGTATGAACTGCGCCCCGGCGGCGCGGACAAGGGCAGCGCGGTCACGGCGCTGATGAAGCAATCGCCCATGGCGGGCGGGGTGCCGGTGTTCATCGGCGACGATGTGACGGATGAGGAAGGCTTCGCGGTTGCGGCCGACCTTGGCGGGGCGGGCATATTGGTCGGGCCGCAACGATCGACGCTGGCGTCATTCTCTTTGGAACAGGTTGCCGCCGTCAGGCATTATCTGGCTGAGGGGGCTGCAAGTCCGCGCTGACGGAACGCTGCCCTCGTTGTTTCATCCAGACACGGGGGACAGACAGATCAGCGATCACCGCGATACTATTCCGGCCGGACATGAGCGTTCGCTCGACCTTTGGCCCATCGGCAATTGTCAGGCTTCGGCCCTGATCGACCGCGCAGGGCGGATGGTGTGGGGCTGCGTTCCGCGCGTCGATGGCGACCCGGTCTTTTCCGCCCTGCTGGACAACAAGCAGTGGGACGACCCACAGGCGCGCGGTTTCTGGGCCATCGAGCTGGAAAATGTCGTCGCGGTCGAACAATATTATCTGCGTAACACGCCGGTGCTGGTCACGCGGCAGAGCGATGCGCAGGGCAATGCGATCGAGACACTCGATTTCTGCCCGCGCCACCGGCACAAAGGGCGCATCTATCGCCCGGTCGCGTTCATCCGCATCGTCCGGCCGGTGTCGGGCAGCCCACGCATCCGCGTCCGTTTGCGTCCGACGACCAGCTGGAATGGCGATCATGTGCCGATCAGCTATGGCTCCAACCATATCCGTATGGTGCTGTCCTATATGGCGATGCGGGTGTCGACCAACGCGCCGATCGGCCTGATCGCACAGGAAAGCTGGTTCCGGCTGGAAAGTGACGTGCATTTCTTCATGGGACCGGACGAGGGTTTTTCCGACGCGCTGCGCCCGGCGATCGAACGGATGCTGGACGACACGGTGGAGGAGTGGCGGCTGTGGGTTCGTGGGCTGGCCATTCCCGCCGAGTGGCAGGAAGCAGTGATCCGTTCCGCCATTACGCTGAAACTATGCCAGCATGAGGAAACCGGCGCGATCGTCGCGG encodes:
- a CDS encoding CcdB family protein is translated as MARFDLYRLGDVLVIDCQADVLNHVSRRVVVPLVAPDEVPAPIARLHPLLQVDRQTYVMATHQIASVPVRFLGKPVGSVREHQDNIAAALEMLLIGF
- the otsB gene encoding trehalose-phosphatase, producing the protein MLTGAALFLDFDGTLTPIVDTPDDVDVGPDLIAMLLALRAKLDGRLAIVSGRSVATLRDLGFGDFLLAGTHGLEFARPGEAAQAPPRLPAIDAVEAAFHAFIADKPGLLVERKTISVGLHFRRAPEWGEAAGALAATLAAQHGLTIQHGKMLYELRPGGADKGSAVTALMKQSPMAGGVPVFIGDDVTDEEGFAVAADLGGAGILVGPQRSTLASFSLEQVAAVRHYLAEGAASPR
- a CDS encoding type II toxin-antitoxin system CcdA family antitoxin, encoding MTRHDRTGFKTRKATNLSLDSALVEDARALGINLSRACEEGLRKEIAAERGRQWQEENAEAIAAWNIYDSEHGSPLDQYRAF